From one Lolium rigidum isolate FL_2022 chromosome 4, APGP_CSIRO_Lrig_0.1, whole genome shotgun sequence genomic stretch:
- the LOC124646420 gene encoding SAGA-associated factor 11-like isoform X2: MSSSNDAPVSPRSQLALSCFEELLDLAVADVASECHRIARLGLDRSVDAEEEELRAWAARAAADHPGAEDGGATRGAGGGGGNKGAPDVFGQMHPAIAADVVDCMNCGRPVVAGRFAPHLEKCMGKGRKARPKTTRSTTAGRNRSSNGEEHSNHTFQES; this comes from the exons ATGTCGTCCTCCAACgacgcccccgtcagccctcgatCCCAG CTCGCTCTGAGCTGCTTCGAGGAGCTCCTCGACCTCGCGGTGGCGGACGTCGCGTCGGAGTGCCACCGCATCGCGCGCCTCGGCCTGGACCGCAGCGTcgacgcagaggaggaggagctccgtgcctgggccgcgcgcgccgccgccgaccaccCCGGCGCCGAGGACGGAGGCGCCACCCGCGGGGCCGGGGGAGGAGGGGGGAACAAGGGCGCGCCCGACGTCTTCGGCCAGATGCACcccgccatcgccgccgatgTCGTCGACTGCATGAACTGcggccgccccgtcgtcgccggccGCTTCGCCCCGCACCTCGAGAAGTGCATGGGCAAG GGTCGCAAAGCTCGTCCAAAGACCACGAGGAGCACTACAGCCGGACGAAACAGAAGTAGTAATG GGGAGGAGCACAGTAACCATACATTCCAGGAGTCCTGA
- the LOC124646420 gene encoding SAGA-associated factor 11-like isoform X1, translating to MSSSNDAPVSPRSQLALSCFEELLDLAVADVASECHRIARLGLDRSVDAEEEELRAWAARAAADHPGAEDGGATRGAGGGGGNKGAPDVFGQMHPAIAADVVDCMNCGRPVVAGRFAPHLEKCMGKGRKARPKTTRSTTAGRNRSSNVVLQGRSTVTIHSRSPDSSAILLPCFRCLNSI from the exons ATGTCGTCCTCCAACgacgcccccgtcagccctcgatCCCAG CTCGCTCTGAGCTGCTTCGAGGAGCTCCTCGACCTCGCGGTGGCGGACGTCGCGTCGGAGTGCCACCGCATCGCGCGCCTCGGCCTGGACCGCAGCGTcgacgcagaggaggaggagctccgtgcctgggccgcgcgcgccgccgccgaccaccCCGGCGCCGAGGACGGAGGCGCCACCCGCGGGGCCGGGGGAGGAGGGGGGAACAAGGGCGCGCCCGACGTCTTCGGCCAGATGCACcccgccatcgccgccgatgTCGTCGACTGCATGAACTGcggccgccccgtcgtcgccggccGCTTCGCCCCGCACCTCGAGAAGTGCATGGGCAAG GGTCGCAAAGCTCGTCCAAAGACCACGAGGAGCACTACAGCCGGACGAAACAGAAGTAGTAATG TGGTGCTGCAGGGGAGGAGCACAGTAACCATACATTCCAGGAGTCCTGACAGCAGCGCTATACTACTGCCATGTTTTCGGTGCTTGAACTCCATATGA